A window of Pan paniscus chromosome X, NHGRI_mPanPan1-v2.0_pri, whole genome shotgun sequence genomic DNA:
gattctcctgcctcagcctcctgagcagctaggactacaggtgtgtgccaccatgcctggctaatttttgtattttttagtggaaatggggttttgccatgttgcccaggctcgtcttgaactcctgacctcaagtgatccactcatctcggcctcccaaagtgctgggattacaggtgtgagctattgtCCCCAGCCAAAAGGAAAAGTTTTACTGTAGTAACCCTTCAGGACTAGGGACCTCGGGCCTCAGCCTCAGGCTACCTAGGTGCTTTAGGAAGGAGGCCACCCAGGCCCATGACTACTCCTTGCCACAGGGAGCCCTGCACACAGATGTGCTGCCGATGGCTAAGCTCTCGCTGCCAGCCAGAGGGAGGAGGGTCTGAGCCAGTCAGAAGGAGATGGGCCCCAGAGAGTAAGAAAGTGGGAGGAGGACCCAAGCTGATCCAAAAGGTGGGTCTAAGCAGTCAAGTGGAGGAGGGTTCCAATCTGATGGCGGAGGGCCCAAGCTCAGCCTAACGAGGAGGCCAGGCCCACCAAGGGGCCCCTGGAGGACTTGTTTCCCTTGTCCCTTGTGGTTTTTTGCATTTCCTGTTCCCTTGCTGCTCATTGCGGAAGTTCCTTTTCTTACCCTGCACCCAGAGCCTCGCCAGAGAAGACAAGGGCAGAAAGCACCATGAGTGGGGGCCCAATGGGAGGAAGGCCCGGGGGCCGAGGAGCACCAACGGTTCAGCAGAACATACCCTCCACCCTCCTCCAGGACCACGAGAACCAGCGACTCTTTGAGATGCTTGGACGAAAATGCTTGGTGAGCTGGGGATCTCCTGCCCCCGCCCCGTCCCCAccgtttcttcctcttcctctcctccttctctctcttcccctcctcccgctcctcctttccctctccaTCATCTCCTCTCCTAGAATCTCCCGTCATCATCCACCCTTCCCAGGAAGATCTCAATGTCTACTTGCCTTCCCTCTGGCTGCAGCTCTTCCTTTGGGCCCATGACTGTCATGAGGCAGGAAGGACCAGGTCTGGCTCCAAGACCTTGTGGCTACCCCTGACCAGACTCCACTGACCCCTGCTTTCCTCTCCCAGACGCTGGCCACTGCAGTTGTTCAGCTGTACCTGGCGCTGCCCCCTGGAGCTGAGCACTGGACCAAGGAGCATTGTGGGGCTGTGTGCTTCGTGAAGGATAACCCCCAGAAGTCCTACTTCATCCGCCTTTACGGCCTTCAGgtgacccccccacccccaactggACTTGCAAGCCAGTTCTCAACCCGCAAACCCAGATCTGTGTCCATATGTGTCCATAGCTTCAAGACCTCAGACCTGATCAGTGAATCCCTGAGCCCCAGAACCAAAGACTCATCCAGATGGCAAACTCTGACTTGCCTTTCTAAGTCTGCAATGACTGGCCCCAGTCTCCGTATCAAGATCTCTAAAGCCCCCAGTATTAGTCTGCTGCCTAAGCCTAATCTTTTCCACAAATTCCAATAAATGAGCACTGTATTTGTACCTGAACCTCAAATCTATTCTAAACTCAACATTTTGCATCCCAGGAATCTCTCATCAAAACTCCTGAACCCCAGATGTTTGCCAAGCTCCTAAGTCATAAATCTGTTCAACAAACCCCAAAGTTGAATATTCCATTGATCCTTGAACTCCAAATCTGTCCTTCTAAATCCACAGCACAGACCCCAGAATTCCCATATTAAAATTCCTGAACACTCAAATACCGAGGTAGTTCTTACGCAAAAAGTCTTTTCCACAATCCCCTGACCTGAACTTTCTAGGTTTAAGCCCCAAATTCATCCTTTTAAACCCATAAAGATGGACCCAGCATAACTTCCAGATCCCAAGGCTATCAAATATCCACGAAACTCCTAAACCATAACTCTCTCCACAAACCCCAAATTGCACTTACTTTAGCTGGACTCCCCGCGAAACTCCCAAGTCTATGTGTCTGAACTTCAAATCTCAACTCCAACCCCCAAATACTAGAATCCTACTTGTCATGAATTGGggctggggtggtgggggagggcaTGGATTGAATCTGTGAATGAGCCTCAACTTCCTAAGACTAGAGTCCTAAATTATGAAATTCAAGCCCCCAAGTCCCAGATCTAGGGCCCCAAACCCCAAATCCAAACCTCTCACAAAAGTGTATGGCTCCCAGACTATACCCCACAATCCACACCCTTAGACCCCAACTCTCTGGTGCTGAGCTGAAAATCTCCAAACCAGACTATGAGGCCCCCAAATCCAGACACCCTGCTCCTTGCCCAGCTAACAAAAGCCTGCCACCCCCGGCGTGCCTCAGTGCCATTGTGCCTCCCACCCTACACCTCTCCAGGCTGGTCGGCTGCTCTGGGAACAGGAGCTGTACTCACAGCTTGTctactccacccccacccccttcttCCACACCTTCGCTGGAGATGTAAGTGATCAACCAGCCCTCGGGCCTCACTTGGGGTGTGGAGAGGAGATGGGAAAGTTGCGGGGGACCTGGGAGGCGGCTGACCCCAAGGTATGTGCAGGACTGCCAAGCAGGGCTGAACTTTGCAGACGAGGACGAGGCCCAGGCCTTCCGGGCCCTCGTGCAGGAGAAGATACAAAAAAGGAATCAGAGGCAAAGTGGAGGTGAGGAGGCCACAGGGGAGGAAAGGAAGTTGGGCAGAGGTGAGTGCAAGCGTGGGGAACTAGAAAAGTCCCCTCTCATGGTCCTGGCTCCCAATCCATCTATCCACAGACAGACGCCAGCTACCCCCACCACCAACACCAGCCAATGAAGGTGAGTCCTCTAGTGCAAGTAGGGGTAATAAGGGGCTAGCCCAGGAACCTGTGGCAGGGCTGTGATAGCTCTCTACACATTCCATCTTcccagagagaagaggagggctcccacccctgcccccgcATCCAGGTGGAGACCAAGGAGGTGCGTGCTGATTCTTCCCTGTGTCTCTGGATGGATGGGTAAGAGTGGATGGAGGAATGAGGAGTTGGATGGGTGCGtaagtgggtgaatggatgggtagatTGATAGGTATGTGGATGGACGAGCGGGTGCATGGATGTGTGGactgatggatgggtggatggattggCGGTAGATGGCTGAGTGGAGGGATGAATTGATGGGAGGATGAAAGTCTAAGTAGATAGATGCATAGGTGAATGGGTatgtggataaatgaatgaaaaggtaGATGGATGACTGAGTAAATTaatcaatgagtgaatgaatgaacagtgaATAAACGACTAAATGACAAGTTTCAGTCAGTGAAGAAAGcatgattgaatgaataaatgagtaaatgaatattttaacaaattcATTAGTCAATGAGCCAGTGAATGATAAAGCATGAGGGAATGAAAACATGAATGAATCAGTGAATGTATGAATGGTTTGTGGGATCCACCCACTTCTCCATAGACCCTACTTGAACCCTTCACCCACTACCTCCATGACcatccaacacacacacagatttcccTCAAGGCTTCCATTTCTTGCCCCTGTGCTTTGGTTGGTTGGTAAGTGGGTCAATGAGCCAACCACCCTATTTTCCCCACAGGCCCTCCAGTGGGTCCGCTCTCCCTGGGGCTGGCGACAGTGGACATCCAGAACCCTGACATCACGAGTTCACGATACCGTGGGCTCCCAGCACCTGGACCTAGCCCAGCTGATAAGAAACGCTCAGGGAAGAAGAAGATCAGCAAAGCTGATATTGGTGCACCCAGCGGATTCAAGTGAGAGCCACTCCTCAGTGGACCCACAGATTCCTGGGGGCGGAGGGGCACATGAACAAGTGGACAGCTGAGTGAATGGAAGGATGGGCAGATGGGCAGATGGCTGGGTGGCTGAGTGGGTAAATGGGTGGTTGGATAGGTAGGTGCAGGGCTGGGTCTAGGGAGAGGTAAATAAGGCACCAAGGGtacaaaatttaaggaggcactCACTCTCAGAGGCATGCAACTGTAATTCCTGACTCTGAGAGTGACTCACTTAAATTTTGCACCCTAGGCACCTTACTTGCCTCACCCTGGGCCCACTCTGGGTGGGCTGTTAGGAGAGCAGGTGGGTGGGcaggtgaatgaatggatagatagatgaggTAGATGATGGATGAGAAGAGCTGGTGGgtaggtgggtgagtggatgggtggatggatggataaatgaatggatgaatgaatgggctGAAGAATGAATGGATAAGTGGTTGGATGGACGAGTTTATGGGTGGATGGGTTGATGGGAGGTGCGTGGATAGATAGATGGGTGAGTGGATAGGTGTGTGGACAGATTGATATGCAGGCTGATTGGCTCACAGACAAGGTGGATGGGGATGGACAGGTGGACAGATACGTGGATGAATGGACAGTTCAATGGATAAGTGAACAGAAGTGTGTGGTTGCATGGGTAGAAaaatgagtggatggatagatggaaagGTGGGCacatgggtaggtggatgggtggatggacaagTGTGTGTGAGGACAGACTGGTGGACAAATGGGTGAACAGACATATGTGCGCAGGTAGTTGCAGAGACAGATGTATGGACAGATCAGTAGTCCAACAGATGAATGTGAATGAATAGGTGGACAAATGCATGGGTGAATAGATGGGGAAAgagggatgggtggatggatcaGCACCACAAACTATGGAGCCCTTCTAATTCCATAACTCCTGCCtatactcattcactcattcagtctCATTCATTAATTCTGGCCCCTCAGAGTCTCTTTGGGCAGGAGAGGGCAAGAGGGTTTCACtatgaagggagggaaggaagggcagTGAGGATTCACTGGAGTCTCTTCACCTCTCCCAGGCATGTCAGCCACGTGGGGTGGGACCCCCAGAATGGATTTGACGTGAGTAACTTCAGAGTCTCTTGGACTCCACTAAACTTCCACCCACCCTTCCAAAGACCACTGCTGAGACCCCACCCCCAGACCGTGCCCTTCCCACACCCCTCTCAGATCCCTTGCTGGGATGGACCCAACGACAATCCATGTTGCTTGTCTCCTCGCCTTATTCCTCTACTCCTGCCCCTGGCctttttcctcctgggcaggTGAACAACCTCGACCCGGATCTGCGGAGTCTGTTCTCCAGGGCAGGAATCAGCGAGGCCCAGCTCACCGACGCCGAGACCTCTAAACTTATCTACGACTTCATTGAGGACCAGGGTGGGCTGGAGGCTGTGCGGCAGGAGATGAGGCGCCAGGGTGAGCCCCTGCTTCCATACGCTCCCTTCTCTAGCCCTAGCAGCTCATAGCTAAGATACGCACTAAGTCACTCAGTCCTTATGGGAGCACCTATACTGCTTCAGTCAGGAGTTGGTCAGTGGGGgtacccattttacaaatgagcaaaactgaggctcagaagaaaTCAATGAGAGTTACAGCTATGTGTTATACCCCCTCCACAGAGCCACTTCCGCCGCCCCCACCGCCATCTCGAGGAGGGAACCAGCTCCCCCGGCCCCCTATTGTGGGGGGTAACAAGGGTCGTTCTGGTCCACTGCCCCCTGTACCTTTGGGGgttgccccacccccaccaacacCCCGgggacccccacccccaggccgaGGGGGccctccaccaccaccccctCCAGCTACTGGACGTTCTGGACCACTGCCCCCTCCACCCCCTGGAGCTGGTGGGCCACCCatgccaccaccaccgccaccaccgcCACCGCCGCCCAGCTCCGGGAATGGACcagcccctcccccactccctcctgCTCTGGTGCCTGCCGGGGGCCTGGCCCCTGGTGGGGGTCGGGGAGCACTTTTGGATCAAATCCGGCAGGGAATTCAGCTGAACAAGGTGAGGACAGGCAGGATGGAGGATTGGGGGTCTAGGACTCTGGGGTGTCCCGTCTAAGTCAGGAtactggggggctgaggccaGGACTGAGGAGAGTGCCAGGCCTTAGGGATTCAGTGATAGGGTTGAAAGGTTGGTGGGAAGCCTTGAAGGGGACTGGAGTGTGTGGGAGAGAAAATATTGATGGAGGGGCGGGGAGAAATGCTCCTTTCCCAGGCCCTAAGCCCTCTGTGCTGATCCCTGCCTGCTGCAGACCCCTGGGGCCCCAGAGAGCTCAGCGCTGCAGCCACCACCTCAGAGCTCAGAGGGACTGGTGGGGGCCCTGATGCACGTGATGCAGAAGAGAAGCAGAGCCATCCACTCCTCCGGTGAGCTGATCCTGCCGGGGCCTCAAACCTGGCTCCCAGGGCTAGCACTGGCCTCAAAACAATCCCAGCAGTCACCACCAATAGTGACATCAGCCCCATCTGTTTGACAGCATTAACATGAATCTTGTGTCAGCCTCCTTTTTGACAATGTTAACATTAAGTCATTATGTGACAATAATATAATTAACTCCAACTTTGACAGTAATATTAACATTAATGCCAGGGTGTGTCCACAATATTAATGTCATTCCCACATGTTCAGTACTATTAACAtcagctggccgggcgcggtggctcatgcctataatccaggaactttgggaggctaaggcaggaggatcacttgagcccaggagttcgaggccagcctgggcaatatagtgagacctcgtttcCATAAAAACTAAATTCAAAAAAAAGTAGTCaagcatagtggtgtgtgcctgtggtcccagctacttgggaggctgaggtgggaggattgcttgaccctgggaggtcaaggcagcagtgatccatgattgtgccactgcactccagcctgggtgacagagatcctatctcaaaaaaaaaaaaattaacccattATGTGATGACAATATTATGAAGAACACTATTGTtgacaatattaattttaattccaTGTATTAACAGATTTACATTAACTCATTATGACATAACCTaatctaatcttttaaaaaaattttttgaaacagggtctcgctctgtgtcccaggctggagtacagtggtgcaatcatggctcactgcagcctcaacctcccaggctcaagcgatcctcccgcctcagctcccaaagtagctgggactacaggcgtgtgccaccatacctggctaatttttggtgtttttttggtAGTGATGAGCTCTCACTACCAAGCTCTCACTactctcatgttgcccaggctgctctgcaactccagggctcaagcgatctgccccgcctcagcctcccagagtgctgggattacaggcatgagccaccaggcctggctgttAACCTAATCTTTTTATAATAATGTTACTATTACTCTCTTAATCTGTCAGCAATACTGTCACTAATCCATTATATGATGCAAATATTAGTATCAACCTACTATAGGAACTTCATCTTtcgacaatgattttttttttcttttgagacggagtcttgctctgtcacccaggctggagtgcagtggcgcgatcttggctaactgcagactctgcctcctgggttcaagcgattctcctgcctcagcctcccgagtagctgggactacaggcacgccactacgcccagctaattttgatgTTATTGTCATTAACCCCATTATGTGTCAAAAATATTAGCGTTAACCAGACAGGAAGCAATAATATATTATCACACCTTtgctaatattatttaaattcacCCTATTATGTGATAAATAGGTTAACATTAACCCTTTGTTTGACAATATCTCGACTAACCACATTTTTGACAGCATAAACTTCAACTCCAACTAGAACTCAGACCCCAACTATAATCCCTTTCTTGTCCCAAATGGAAACTCTAACTTGCCCTCCTCTAGCATGAGACCTCAGAACCCCAGGGTCCAGTCCTCACCTCCCAGGCCCTATGAAGCCCCCCACCAACCTCCCAGGGCATcttatctttctctttccctccagaCGAAGGGGAGGACCAGGCTGGcgatgaagatgaagatgatgaaTGGGATGACTGAGTGGCTGAGTTACTTGCTGCCCTGTGCTCCTCCCCGCAGGACATGGCTCCCCCTCCACCTGCTCTGtgcccaccctccactctcctcTTCCAGGCCCCCAACCCCCCATTTCTTCCCCACCAACCCCTCCAATGCTGTTATCCCTGCCTGGTCCTCACACTCACCCAACAATCCCAAGGCCCTTTTTATACAAAAATTCTCAGTTCTCTTCACTcaaggatttttaaagaaaaataaaagaattgtctttctgtctctctataAATCTCAGTCTGTTTACATTCCAAATGTGGGAATGGGGTCCCTTTCCCCCAAAGtcccttttattcatttatcccattttatttatttagccttacatgtatatattcattcattcatttattccctcAGTCATTTAGCCtgtatttctttgtttccttctgccCCTCTGTCTTTCAACATTTATTGTCAGGTACTATTTTAGGGGCTAGGAATcaagaagtggaaaaaaaaacagacaagaatTCCTGCCCTTAGGGGGTGAAATCCACATTCTAGGGGAAGAGACAGACAAGAAACAAGaaatcaaatagaaataaaagatagtTGCAGATCATGATAAATGCTGTGGAGTGGTAAGGCAGAGATACAGATGAAACAACATTCAGATGGAGCAGTCAGGGACGGTCACTTGGAGTAGGTGATGGTGGTGCTGGACctaaagagagagaaatgtcGGCCCAGTTAATATTTGGGGAAAAGGGGTTCCAGGCTGAGGgagcagccagtgcaaaggccctgaggtgagaAAAGGCTTGGCATGAGACCAGATGTCatgcatttaattattttttaaaaaataattcaatcggctgggtgcagtggctcatgcctgtaattccagcactttgggaggccgaggtgggcagatcacctgaggtcaggagttcgagaccagcctgggcaacatggtgaaaccctgtctctactaaaaaatataaaaattagctgggtatggtggtgcacacctgtaatcccagctcctaatgggggctgaggcaagagaactgcttgaacccgggaggcagaggttgcagtgagccgagatcgtgccactgcactctagcctgggcaacagagcgagactccgtctcaaaaaaaaaaatcattcaatcaACACAATACTAGATTAAGAGCAGCATACTCAATGAGCAGACCTCCCCATTCTCCATGCCCATAACAACTCACACACCAGGATCTTGATGGGCAGGATCCccctctcatttttaaaatttggctcTGCCCAGTTCCCAGTTCAAATCAAGCACTGGCCAATTGCAATGGAAAAGGCAAAGACTGAATAATCAGACAGATCTGCTCTAGAACCCGGGAAAGATGCCTCAcctctgagctttggtttccgCATCTATACAACGGAGGTAACTGATTTCCAACGGGGATCCCACTGAGTCACCTCTCTGCCTCCTCAGGACTTGCTCTCCCAGAAACAAAGGAGTAACTCAAAAGCGTCCTTGGCGTTTACAGCTATTTCCAAGGGCATAATTAGAAACTGTTGCACAGCAAAGCCTAGAATTGAGCTCCCTGCCCCTTCCGATTTCTGAAATCTGGTGAATTCGAGATCTCAGACATCCTACCtttagaggaggagaaaaagagaaaggtagTGGGGAGGAAGATAAAGGTGAGGGAGACTCCAGAGAGGGCAGGCTTCTTCAGTCTGCAAGAGCAACGGAAGAATTTCTAGGTGGAAAGGGGAACTCCCCCAAGCTAGAGAAGGAGGGAGTCTCAGGTTTCCTTTAATTCATTATTCTTTACACCGCAacaccactccccaccccaccctgaccAGGTCCCCAGATGGGCACTGAGCCTAGGAAGGATCCATCAGCATCATTTATCCCTACTCCCAGTCCCCCACAGAAATCTTAGAAATCCAGTGTTctggttggccgggcgcggtggctcacgcctgtaatcccagcacttcgggaggccgagatgggcggatcatgaagtcaagaaatagagaccatcctggctaacatggtgaaacctcatctctactaaaaatacaaaaaattagctgggcgtagtggcacacgcctgtagtcccagctactcaggaggctgagacaggggaattgcttgaacccgggaggcagagttgtggtgagctgagatcacgctactgcactccagcctgggcaacagagcgagactccgtctcaaaaaaaaaatgtggtatacacaatggaatactattcggccataaaaaacaatgaaatcatgtcttttgcagcaacatggatgaaactgaaggcCACTAATTtgagtgaaacaactcagaaacagaaagacaaatactgaatcttttcacttgtaagtgggagctaaataatgtgtacacatggacatagcaTGTGgaattataaacaacagaaacttggaagggtggggaggtgggaaggaagTACATGATGAGGAAATTACTTAACGAGTACAATGTGCATTATTCAGGCTATGGATACAGTAAAATgcctgacttcaccactacacaatgtatctgtgtaacaaaattacacttgtggcctggcactgtggctcatgcctgcaatcccagcactttgggaggccaatgcacaTTATTCAGTTGATGGATACAGTAAAATgcctgacttcaccactacacaacgTATCCATGTAAAAAAATTACACTTGTGgcctggcgctgtggctcatgcctgtaatcctagcactttgggaggccaatgtacATTATTCAGATGATGGATACAGTAAAATgcctgacttcaccactacacaatgtatctgtgtaacaaaattacacttgtggcctggcatggtggctcatgtctgtaatccgagcactttgggagaccaaggcaggtggatcactggaggccaggagtttgagacctgcctggccaacgtggtgaaaccccatcatctctactaaaaatacaaaaattagccaggtgtggtggcacacgcctgtaatcccacctactcaggaggcagaggcaggaaaatcgcttgaacccgggagacagaggttgcagtgaaccgaaatcacgccactgcactccagcctgggcgacagagtgagactctgtctcaaaaaaaaaaaatgttatatttgtACCCAATAAATTTATACGAAACAATTAAATGCTTCTGAGATCTGGCTTAATGGTTGCTCAGCCTGCATTCTGGTTCCACATGTAGGTCTGCTTGTGAAAACTCATTACAGTGTTCACCCCTGGTCTGTGTACCCTTCTGTATTTGTGTTACACTCCAATCTGAGGTCTACATTACAATAGGTCAAACCTGTGAAGCCTGCAATGAATAAAACCTTATATTGGCTCCGGCACTGGGCAACGCAGTAATCATTAAATTAATGCTGAATGAACAGACAACTGGCTGGGAGTGGGACACGGTAGCAATAAGATGGCCTCTTAACTTTTGAGGTCTCCTGAAAAAGTGCTAGTCCAGAATGATTCACTTTCCAGATGAGCAGGAGACACCCACCCCAAGGTCACTTACTGGAGGTTTTACAGACCAGTTTAAGAAACTGCCTAAGATCAAGTAatttagtaaatggcagagcctggATATGAGTCCAGGTAGTCAGGCTCCAGAATCCAGGCTTTTGCCCACTACTTTATAGTGTTTGGGGGCACTACTGGCGACAGACCCTTTTGTCTCCCCCTCAGATCCAGACAGGCAGAGGTCCTGTCTTAAATCACTCTTGTGGGTTGGACAGGTCTCCTGGACACCCGGGAGTGGGAGAGCCCTGCTGCCCGAGGAGACTGGGGGTACATGAGGATGAGCACCTGACTCTGCTCGAGAAGGAataagggagggaaggggatgcATGGTGGGACTTTCGCTCCTGTCTGTCCCCTCAGGGCAAGCTGGGGCTGACGGAACCTCAGACCAGCCAGTCACTTCTTAATGAGCTCACAGCTGGACTGGCAGGCAGACAGAATATCCGTTTGGTTAACTGTATAACTGTTGGGTTGACTACAGAACTCATGGAGTGACAGGGAGAAGGCGCAATTTGAGAACGTGACAGCGCAGTTTCCTGAACATCTAACTGAATGACAGCCTGCCTAGGACTGGCTGGGGCTGGTAGCCTGACAGTGGAAAAGACAGGCAGCCTCCTGAGGACCTTGCAGGCTGGCTGACTGATGGCCCGTGGTGCTACTGCCTGCCTGGGTGGCCGGATGTTGTGAATGACTATTGTCAGGAATCACAGCTGGCGGGGGAATGTCTAGATGTTATACTGTCTGGCACCGTGTAAAGGAGGGCCACCTGGGGAAACTTCAGGCTAACTGATCAACAGATCCGTGGCTGCTTGCTAGGCAGCTGTATCTGGTGATCAACTATCCACGCTGCTCGAATCACAGCATGCTGGAGGGCCTGGCTGGGTGCTCTGACTGACTGATCACCTGACAGACGGTGCGGTCAGTCGGATGCTGAGAATGACTGACGATGTGATGAGGGGCGGATTGAACGAGTCACAGGCCAGCTGGCCAGGAGCAAAATCGGCATAGCTGTCTGACTCGATGGCTGTACGTGGTTACAGACTGTCTGCCCTGATAGAATCTCAGCTTCAACGCATCAGAGGAGACTGACTGACCAATGGTGGGGATGAGTCGCCTGAGAAATGACAGACTGGCTGACCCACTGACAGGTGGTGTGGAGGCTTAATCGTACCTCTAGTTGCTGTGACTATTTGCTTTGAGGGCCTAGCTGGGTGTTGTGACTGATCGTGGTGTGAATGAGAAGTAATCTGAGGGAAAGACAGTGACCAACTGATAGTGCCCGACAGGGCTGTATTAGATGCTGACAGTGACAGCTTGTCCCGACCTAATCACAGCCCGCCTGGGGGCATGGCTGGATGCTGCAGTCTATGAGAGGATTTAGCCAGGGAGAATCGCAGCTGGTCCCAGGGCTATGGTGGGTGGAGAGGAGGACTGATTGATCTGCTGACAACGTGAGGACAGGATGGTCTTAGGGAATGATAAGGCAGGCTGGCTAACAGTGCTGTCTGCCTGCCTCCAGGGAGTCGCTGCTGGCCAGGGCACAAATGGAAGCCAGTACTGACTGCCCAGCAGTGTGGATGGGGGCCGGGGGTCTGACTAGGCACCTGTCTGGGGCGACCGCCTGAGCGGTTGGATACGGCACTAGT
This region includes:
- the WAS gene encoding actin nucleation-promoting factor WAS, with translation MSGGPMGGRPGGRGAPTVQQNIPSTLLQDHENQRLFEMLGRKCLTLATAVVQLYLALPPGAEHWTKEHCGAVCFVKDNPQKSYFIRLYGLQAGRLLWEQELYSQLVYSTPTPFFHTFAGDDCQAGLNFADEDEAQAFRALVQEKIQKRNQRQSGDRRQLPPPPTPANEERRGGLPPLPPHPGGDQGGPPVGPLSLGLATVDIQNPDITSSRYRGLPAPGPSPADKKRSGKKKISKADIGAPSGFKHVSHVGWDPQNGFDVNNLDPDLRSLFSRAGISEAQLTDAETSKLIYDFIEDQGGLEAVRQEMRRQEPLPPPPPPSRGGNQLPRPPIVGGNKGRSGPLPPVPLGVAPPPPTPRGPPPPGRGGPPPPPPPATGRSGPLPPPPPGAGGPPMPPPPPPPPPPPSSGNGPAPPPLPPALVPAGGLAPGGGRGALLDQIRQGIQLNKTPGAPESSALQPPPQSSEGLVGALMHVMQKRSRAIHSSDEGEDQAGDEDEDDEWDD